One window from the genome of Candidatus Methanomethylicota archaeon encodes:
- a CDS encoding ribbon-helix-helix domain-containing protein translates to MRRKYTTVSIPTTLYERIKNVMEGTGFKSVSDYVTYVLREVVAMHEMERMSKPFSEEDVKRIKEKLKALGYL, encoded by the coding sequence ATGAGGAGGAAGTATACTACTGTGTCTATACCGACCACGCTTTATGAGCGGATTAAGAATGTTATGGAGGGTACTGGTTTTAAGAGTGTGAGTGATTATGTGACTTATGTTCTTAGGGAGGTTGTGGCTATGCATGAGATGGAGAGGATGTCTAAGCCTTTTAGTGAGGAGGATGTTAAGCGTATAAAGGAGAAGCTTAAAGCTTTAGGTTATTTGTAG